Sequence from the Pseudomonas sp. LS.1a genome:
AAACTCCCTGCTTGCATTGATTCCAGCGTAGCCGCCACGGCCCGCAACGAAGCGGGCCGTGGCGCCGGCCGTCAGAGAATGTTGAATGGAATGGTGGTCACCACCCGGAACTCATCCAGGCTGCCATCGCCCTGGGCCTTGCTGGCGCGGTGCGCGGTGTAGGTGGCGCGGATGCTGGTGTCTTTCAGTGGCCCGCTCTGCACCGCGTAGCTGGTGCCGATGCCCCACTCGTAGTGGGTTTCGCCATCCAGGCCGTTCACGTCGTAGGCGGTGCCGCGGTAATGGGTACCGTCGATGCCCCAGCCGCGGGCGTTGTACAGGTTGAACTTCAGGCCCGGCACGCCGTACGGCGCCATGTTCAGCACGTAGGAGATCTGCAGCGACTTCTCGTTGGGGCCGTTGAAGTCCGACAGCAGCGAGTTGGCCAGGTAGATGCCGTTGGTTTCGTGCAGGTAGTCGAAGTACTCGTTGCCGTTGACCTGCTGCCAGGAGGCGCTGAGGGTATGGGCCTGGTGGGTCAGACCGAGCGACAGGCTGTAGGTGTCGTTGTCGATCTCGCCCATCTTCTTGCTGCCGGCGTCGACGGTCTTGTAGTAGTTCAGGCCAGTGCTCAGGCTGAGTACAGCGCTATCGCCGAGCACGTGGTTGGCGCCGAAGTAGTACTGGTTCCAGAAGTCGTCGACCTTGGTGGCGTACAGGCTGGTGCTCAGGCTCTTGAACGGCTGGTAGTTGATACCGGCGGTGCTGGCGCGGTCGGTTTCCACGCCGGTGGCACTGTACTCGCTGCGGAACTTGCTGAGGCTCTGTTCGGTACGCGGCGAGACGCGGTCGAAGGTGCCCAGGTCGAAGCTCAGGTTGTCGAATTCGGCACTGTGCAGGAACGCGCCCTGGAAGCTCGACGGCAGGGCGCGGTTACCAATGTAGGCGATCATCGGTGTGTCCACCGACTGGCGGCCGACGGTGAGGGTGGTGTTGGACACCCGCGCCTTGACGTTGGCCAGGCCCATCTTGCTCCACTGGCCGATCGGGTCGCCGTCGCTGTGGGTCAGGGTGCGGTTGTTGGGGCCGGCGACGGCTTCGCGGCTCTGCTGCAGGGCGATGGCGTTGTAGCCGGCGGCTTCGACGGCGAAACCGACGGTGCCCTGGGTGAAGCCAGAACTGTAGTTGAGGATGGTGCCCTGCACCCAGTTCTCGCGGCTGTGGGTGTCGTGGCGGGTGCCGTCGCTCTTGTAGTACTTCCACAGCGGGGCGCGTGCGGCGCGTTCGCGGGCGTACCAGTTACGGGTGCTGCCGGACAGGCTCTGGCCGTCGATGAAGCCACTGGCCTGCTCCTGCTCGCTGCTGCCTTTGAGGGTAATGGGGATGTAGTCCTGGCTTTGCGGGTCGGCCTGGGCCACGGTGGATAAGGCACTGATGGATAATGCCAGTGCGGTCAAGGTGAATACTCTCAAGGTTAAAGCTCCCTTTCTTTTCTAGTTATTGCCGGCCTTGTGGGCCGGGTGATTGCTGCGGTGTTGCCAGGGTTG
This genomic interval carries:
- a CDS encoding OprD family porin translates to MRVFTLTALALSISALSTVAQADPQSQDYIPITLKGSSEQEQASGFIDGQSLSGSTRNWYARERAARAPLWKYYKSDGTRHDTHSRENWVQGTILNYSSGFTQGTVGFAVEAAGYNAIALQQSREAVAGPNNRTLTHSDGDPIGQWSKMGLANVKARVSNTTLTVGRQSVDTPMIAYIGNRALPSSFQGAFLHSAEFDNLSFDLGTFDRVSPRTEQSLSKFRSEYSATGVETDRASTAGINYQPFKSLSTSLYATKVDDFWNQYYFGANHVLGDSAVLSLSTGLNYYKTVDAGSKKMGEIDNDTYSLSLGLTHQAHTLSASWQQVNGNEYFDYLHETNGIYLANSLLSDFNGPNEKSLQISYVLNMAPYGVPGLKFNLYNARGWGIDGTHYRGTAYDVNGLDGETHYEWGIGTSYAVQSGPLKDTSIRATYTAHRASKAQGDGSLDEFRVVTTIPFNIL